The DNA segment TAGATCATGCCGTTGTAGAGCGACGCGGGGGCGTTGAGCTCGCCGGGGGTGCCGGTATCCACAGGTTTGCCGAGTTCCGGCTTGACGGGCTCGAGCTTGAGTTCCACATGGCAGAGCCATGAACCGGCCAGATTGATGGCATCGCCACCGGCGGCGGGGGTCAGCGTCAACTCGGGACCCCTGAAACCGCCATCCATGTAGTGATCAAAGACGCGGACGGCGATGGTGTTCGTGCCGGCTTTGACCAACGCGCCGGGGACGGTGTACTTGCGAGCGGCGGCCCAGTAGGAGGGAGTCTCGGGTCCGGTAGCGCCGACTTTCTCGCCATTGAAATAGGTGGTGTCAAAGTCGTCGATGGCGCCGATGGCAAGGACCATGTCCTTACCCGCCCAGTCGTCTGGTATCGCGATCTCCTTGCGATACCACACCACCCCGTCCATCGACGCTGGCATCATGCCGGGAAGCTGTGCCGTTTCCCAGGACCCATCGTCGAAATCGGCATTCGCCCAACCTTGCTCGAAGCCCTCATTGCCCGGGTCGCCGCGGTGGGTCTGGACCTCCCACTTCCGGAGGATTTTGACGTAGGCCTGACGGGCGTCGTCGGGGTTTTCGGCGGCGAGTTGGAGTTGCTCGTAGATCGGCTGCAGGGACGGCTTGGTGTTGAATGCCTCGGCGGGCGTCCAGGTCTCGGCATTGGTGCCGCCCCAGGAGCTGTTGATCAGGCCAACCGGCACCTCGAGATCCTGGTGGAGTTTGCGGCCGAAGAAGTAGGCCGCGGCGGAAAAGTGGGGGATGGTCGCCGGCGAGCACTCCACCCAACCGCCGTTCAAATCCTTGGTAGGCGCGGCGGCTGGGATGTTCGGAACGGTGAACAGGCGGATCAAGGGGTACTCGGCGGCGGCGATCTCCTCAGCGGCGTTGTTGACGGCCACCACGGACATCTGCATATTCGATTGGCCGGAGGCGAGCCAGACCTCCCCGACCAGGACGTTCTTGAGGACAATCGTGTTGCTCCCGCGGATGGTCATCTCGTAAGGCCCGCCCGCCTTCAGCCGTTTGAGGTTGACCCGCCAGTCGCCGTTCTTATCCGCGGTAGCGGAGCGATTCTGGCCCAGGAATTCGACCGTGACCTGCTCGCCTGGAGCAGCCTTTCCCCAGATCGGGACCGTGGCGTCCCGCTGGAGGACCATGTGGTCCCCGATCAGGGCCGGCAGCGTCACCTCCGCCATAACAGGCGATGCCAACAAAAGATAGAACAAAGCGATGAGACAGGAGAGAACGACAGTTTTTGCACGCATGGTTATCCTCCGCAGACTGCGCAATAGTTATTTTACACCGCCGACCTCACGCGGTTTCCGCGAGATTGGTCATTTTCTCCAACCGACCCACCACCCGAGAGGTCCGGACGGGGACACCTGCAGATTCCGACCCCGCCCCACCTGACGTGGCCATCCCGCGACGGACGCAGTATACTCTGCGGAACGCGTTCAAGGAGCAGCCATGAGCCTGACCGAGTCGATCAGACAGCGGACGGTGGAAGACCTTCTTCCCGCACCCCAATCCGTTGAGGCTTGTTCTTCGGACTTTCCGCTGGACGCTTCCACCGTCATTGCCTTCAGCTCCGGTCAGGCTGAGTTCGCTGCGCAGCGGCTGGTCGAGATGATCCGGGCCGAGCACAATCTGGCCCTCAAGGTCCGGCGGATCGGCGCACCGGGTCTTGCGGTATGGCTGACCGACGGCGAAGGCTCGCCGCCGTCCGCCATCGGCCTGCCGTCCGAGGCCTACCGTCTCGATGCGGACAGCCGATCCGTCCGCATCGGCGCGGGCGACGAGGCTGGGCTGCTCTGGGGCGCGATGACGCTGCGGCAGTTGATCGTCCGCCGGGACGGTCAACTCCGGGTCTGCGGCGCGAGGATCGAGGACCAGCCGCGCTACCGCTGGCGAGGCTTCATGATCGACTCCGGCCGGGCGCCCAACTCCTTGCCCAAACTCCAGCGCATCATCCGCATCTGCTCAGCCCTGAAGCTCAACTTTGTGATTTTCCGCGAAGGCGACGACGAGCTCAACGCGGTCCGGTACCAAACCAACCGTCTCGGATCGGCCAACCCTTGCGCACTGACCATCGAGCAGGTCCGCGAGTTCGTCCGGTACGCCCGCCGCCACGGCATCACCGTCATTCCCGAGATCGAATCGCTGGGCCACTCGCAGGCCAAGCGCCGCCACTATCCGGACCTCGTGACCAGCGGCCGGCCGCAGCACTACGAGGGGATCGGCGAGCACATCCGCAAAGCCCACCTGCTGCCCGAGGACCCACGCAGTTACGATCTGCTCGAATCCGTCTACCGCGAATGGCTCGGCGTCCTTGACCACGGCATGCTCCATCTTGGCCTCGACGAGGTGCCGCTGCCCGCCGACCAACAGGCCCGGCATTTTCGGGGCCTCCTGGAGCGAATCGAGACGGTCGAACAGAACCTGGGCCGGCGGATCACGCCTTTGGTCTGGGCCGACGCCCCGCCGACGCCTCCCGGGCTGGCCGACCGCGTAATCCGCTGCCTCTGGAGCTACCCTGAGCACGCTGAGTTCGGCCCGATTTCGCAGACCAACGAACACCTGCGCCGTCAGGGCATCGAATCGCTGACCCGGCTGGGCAGCACAGAGACCGCCTGGATGGGCGGCGGGTCGGGCTCGTCGCATCAGCCCTACTCCAAGTGCCCATACGACCAGGCGTTCGACAACCTTCGCCAGTGGGCCGACTTCGCCCGCCCGTATCCGAACCTCACCGGCCTGTGCGCCGTCCAATGGGGCGGCAACATGCTCGACGAATGGCTGCCGGATTTCGCCGCGGCGGCGGATGTGTCCTGGAACCCGAACCGCCAGAGGGAGTCGTTCGACGAACGGATGGCTCGCATCCGCCGCATGTTCGCCGCCCTGCCCGACGCCGCCGATCCGCATCCGGAGACAATCGACCCGCCCGCCTGGGACGGCATCTGGCTCAAGCACGGCCGATGGCATCAGGACATCATGAGCCAAGCCACGAGCGGCTGATCCACGAGACCGACGCAGGCCAGCGGCCACCTGAGCCCCAACCGGTTCCCCGACGCCCACCGCACGTAATTGATATCGAGATAGCTGATCACCACGTCCGCAGGGTCGCCAGCCGGACCGAAGTCTCTATCGGCGACGGCCGGCCACCAGCCGCCGCGTCCTCCGAAGAAAACCGCTTTCGTGCTTCCACACTACCCGTCAGCGATCCCACGCTGAACAGGCGGACTACCACGGTCGATGTGCCTCTCTTCTTCCCAGGCCACTGCCCATGTGCAAAGTGACCTACGCCTGCCACGGGACAATTGGGCCTAATTGTACAATATTATCACGCCCTGTCAACCTCATAGTTCATATTAACTCATATTTTCCGCTCCGCCAGTGCCGTGACAGTCCTGATCGCAACCATTCCTCTGTGAGACGGACAGTCAGGTGCAAACCTGTGCAACCGTTTGCCTTGGCCCGTCTGCGGTGCAAATCCCACTCCCTCCGGCATTTGCAGCGGCGAAGGACGCATTTTGACGGCGGGTGCATGGGCGTGCGTCCCCATATCTGAGGGCAATCCTATGGAGACGGACGACGAGCAGGCTGGTGGACCGGGAGGAATAGCGATCTGGCGTCATGTGCCCTTCGACCGCGACCCGAGCCTGGTCCCGCCGCTCGATGCCGGCCACGCCGCCAACCGGTCGAAGGCCGTCTGGGCGACCAACTGGGGCCAGAACGTCGGCCAGGAACGGACTTGGCTGATGGAAGCAGCCTTACCGGCGGTGTGGATGGATGGCTTCGATGCCCAGTCCGGCAACTGATGAGGCATTGAGACGCTGTCAGAGCGGCAGGTTCTCGATCATGTAGGCTTGGAGGTTGCCGGATTCGTTGGAGTTGAAGAACGCCCGTCGGCCGTCGGGCGAGAGGAACGGGTGCGAGTGGGTGTCCTTCGTCTTGGCTGTGCGGGTGTTCAGAAGGTAGCGGACAGTCTTTGGCGGTCGGCCCGGCTTGTCGAGGGCGAACAGATACAGCGTTTCGCGGCCGTCGGGATGCCAGAAGTCGCTGATCAGCCGCGTGCCTTCGATGTCGGTGGCGAAGTGGTAGAACATCGGCTCGGCCGTATCGACGGAAAGGAAATGCCGCACCGCGTCCGGGCTTTGCGAGCCGATATGCCCAGCCTCCGCCACCGGCTGCGATTCGATCAGCCGGCACTCCATTCGGGCCCCTTCCTGACGCTTGGGCAGGTACGTCATCGTGCTGGTGATGGCCCAGCCGCTGCGCCCTCGCCAGCACTGATGGCCCTGGCAGTACTCGGACCCGTCACGACCCCACGGCATCGTCCGGAGGTCACCGCCATCGTCGCGGATGACGTGGACGTCCGCTCCGCCGGGGTCGTGGCCGTAGGCGAGCGTCTCACCCGTGGTCGTGTCCCAGAGCTGGCCGTGGTTCTGTTGGATCAGCAGGTCGCGGCGACGCTGCGGATCGTGCGACCGGCAGTATTGCGGATGCGAATTGCGGATGAACGGATCGCGCCAGATCACCATAGCCTCGCCGGTCGCCAGGTCGAACCGAACGATTCCCCACGGATCGCGCTCGACGCCCACTCCCGCCCCGGTCACCAGGTAGCGGCCGTCGGATGACATCGTCGAAAGCGGGTAGATCAGCCGCAGCGGCACGTCCGCACCGGATAGCGGCTGGTCGTAGACCCTCAGCGTCTCCCGCCCCGTTCCGTCCGGCCGGACGCGACGCAACGCCACCGCGCCGCCGGACTGGGCGTCGTCGGTCAGGTAGTATACCCATTGGTCGTCCGGGCTGAACGACGGCGCGCAGACGTTCAGTTCGTTGGTCAGCGGAGAGATTTCTTGCGCGTCCAGATCGCAGAGATGATACTGGTAGTCCGGATCGTTCAGCGTGTGATTGTGCGCCATTCGCGACCGGCGGATCAGGAACCGCTGCGAGTCCGACGAGAAGACCTGGGCCTCCATGTAGACGTGGCAGAACGGATGGTCCGCATCGGCTGTAAGCTGCACCACGCGCAGACCCGGCGGCGACTCCGAATCGAGCAGGTCGGGCCGATCGATGAACGTTTTGGCGGGCATCAGTCGGAACCCCAATCCGATTTCAGTTCGAACTCTTCAAACACAGCCGTGCATGGCGGACCTTCGGTAATGTACATCTTGCGATAGGCCGGCACCATGATGCGGCCGCTCTGGGTCGTCTGGCCCTGGCTGCGATTGTGCCGGCAGACCGAACCGGGGTCTTCAGCGTGATGGGCGAGCAGCCGCTTCATCCCATCGAGCGTGAACTCGATTTGACCGTTGCGATAGAGCCGGTCGATCGTTTCCTTTCTCGCGTACTTGGGCCGCAGGTAGTCCGGCTCGTCCTGGGCCTCGACCTTGCCGCTGGTAAACAGACCCGTCGTGAACGCGAACTCGCCCGTTACGTCCATCCGCCACCGCTGGTCGGCATTGCCCTCCATCATGAAGGCGTGGCCATCCGCGTCGGCCATCAGGAACACGCCGACCTTGCCGACGCACCGCTGGGACCGGTAGATTTCGAACGCCTCATCCAGGCTGCTCGCATACTGGGCCGCCACACGATCGATGATCGCCATCGACGTGCCGTCGTCGGTCCGGTACGGATGGTGATGGGCTGAGACCGCGGCCCGCGCGACCCCCTCCTGGTTGATCCAGTTGCCCACCCACACCGTGCCTACAAAGCTGACTCCCAGGTA comes from the Phycisphaerae bacterium genome and includes:
- a CDS encoding 9-O-acetylesterase; translation: MAEVTLPALIGDHMVLQRDATVPIWGKAAPGEQVTVEFLGQNRSATADKNGDWRVNLKRLKAGGPYEMTIRGSNTIVLKNVLVGEVWLASGQSNMQMSVVAVNNAAEEIAAAEYPLIRLFTVPNIPAAAPTKDLNGGWVECSPATIPHFSAAAYFFGRKLHQDLEVPVGLINSSWGGTNAETWTPAEAFNTKPSLQPIYEQLQLAAENPDDARQAYVKILRKWEVQTHRGDPGNEGFEQGWANADFDDGSWETAQLPGMMPASMDGVVWYRKEIAIPDDWAGKDMVLAIGAIDDFDTTYFNGEKVGATGPETPSYWAAARKYTVPGALVKAGTNTIAVRVFDHYMDGGFRGPELTLTPAAGGDAINLAGSWLCHVELKLEPVKPELGKPVDTGTPGELNAPASLYNGMI
- a CDS encoding family 20 glycosylhydrolase; this encodes MSLTESIRQRTVEDLLPAPQSVEACSSDFPLDASTVIAFSSGQAEFAAQRLVEMIRAEHNLALKVRRIGAPGLAVWLTDGEGSPPSAIGLPSEAYRLDADSRSVRIGAGDEAGLLWGAMTLRQLIVRRDGQLRVCGARIEDQPRYRWRGFMIDSGRAPNSLPKLQRIIRICSALKLNFVIFREGDDELNAVRYQTNRLGSANPCALTIEQVREFVRYARRHGITVIPEIESLGHSQAKRRHYPDLVTSGRPQHYEGIGEHIRKAHLLPEDPRSYDLLESVYREWLGVLDHGMLHLGLDEVPLPADQQARHFRGLLERIETVEQNLGRRITPLVWADAPPTPPGLADRVIRCLWSYPEHAEFGPISQTNEHLRRQGIESLTRLGSTETAWMGGGSGSSHQPYSKCPYDQAFDNLRQWADFARPYPNLTGLCAVQWGGNMLDEWLPDFAAAADVSWNPNRQRESFDERMARIRRMFAALPDAADPHPETIDPPAWDGIWLKHGRWHQDIMSQATSG